A genomic window from Mesosutterella faecium includes:
- a CDS encoding 3'-5' exonuclease — MKRKGKQLLTAASLMDAIYRANIEIKSRAAAFFDDFTRHGPERLAKFGPLEPIEGAAGYSCLTLWKGWYAVLCNPLSSIWVFAWVAKSREEACRWARTHRIEANPRIRAIQMFEEPEEAVSSSASGKGSPLFGKVSDGLLLDLGVPVNRLELVRSLCSADELEQKGRFLPSAVEKRLWKIVQGTPASALVSHGVRPTATEAGYLGSAATRSAFYAPADKEDFSEILRMPLDKWRCYLSEEQRQLVEADRNGPFMVVGSAGTGKTVVALHRAKRLVELTDWGPKDRLLFTTFTRNLALDLRLQMEKLLPAKVIERTMEIVNLDEWVRNFLVENHMGREYLLPGPELDAIWAGARRLFPARIGNKPPMPESFYRNEFEQVVLPDNIRSEAAYLLADRRGRGVTLGKRERSAVWPVLAYVRRAIDETGKLTPSDAYNTASALLMSGRSTKQYRAVILDEAQDFGREAFRLLRQLTPDLSLSNTPGHPRQGDIFIVGDENQRIYSRGSGYDLKRCGINVRSKRTRKLTINYRTTADIRSAALVVLEHNRAKVLESKLSRRPYRDEECVSTRRGPEPVLYVAHGLEDEAGWIADRIFELQNQDRSYVLSDFVVAAHSRERRDEYARCLAARGLATAAIEAAEMPARDAVRVSTLHRLKGLEFKVVFIAGADAGKIPSDSAVSQGSDKVEKAGLYKRQRSLFYVAVTRARDRLFISCRERPGAFMAAVAEYLSR; from the coding sequence ATGAAAAGAAAAGGCAAACAGCTGCTCACGGCGGCCTCTCTCATGGATGCGATTTACCGCGCAAACATAGAGATCAAAAGCCGGGCCGCCGCCTTTTTTGACGATTTCACGCGCCACGGCCCCGAGAGGCTGGCCAAGTTTGGCCCGCTCGAGCCGATCGAAGGCGCGGCAGGCTACAGCTGCCTCACGCTCTGGAAAGGCTGGTACGCCGTGCTTTGCAACCCGCTTTCTTCGATCTGGGTTTTCGCCTGGGTGGCGAAAAGCCGCGAGGAAGCCTGCCGCTGGGCCCGCACGCACCGCATCGAGGCGAACCCCCGCATCCGGGCGATCCAGATGTTCGAAGAGCCCGAGGAGGCAGTCTCTTCGAGCGCTTCCGGAAAAGGCTCCCCGCTTTTTGGCAAGGTCTCCGACGGCCTGCTGCTCGACCTCGGGGTGCCGGTGAACCGGCTCGAGCTGGTGCGTTCGCTCTGCTCCGCAGACGAACTGGAGCAGAAAGGGCGCTTTCTGCCCTCCGCAGTCGAAAAGCGGCTTTGGAAAATCGTCCAGGGCACTCCGGCCTCGGCGCTCGTCTCCCATGGCGTGCGGCCGACGGCAACCGAGGCGGGGTATCTGGGAAGCGCCGCCACGCGCAGCGCCTTTTACGCTCCCGCCGACAAGGAGGATTTCTCCGAGATCCTGAGGATGCCGCTCGACAAGTGGCGCTGCTACCTCTCCGAGGAGCAGAGGCAGCTTGTGGAGGCCGACCGCAACGGGCCTTTCATGGTGGTGGGCAGCGCCGGAACCGGGAAAACGGTGGTCGCGCTGCACCGCGCGAAGCGTCTGGTCGAGCTCACCGACTGGGGTCCGAAGGACCGCCTGCTGTTCACCACTTTCACGCGCAACCTGGCGCTCGACCTGCGCCTGCAGATGGAGAAGCTCCTGCCTGCCAAGGTCATTGAGCGGACCATGGAGATCGTGAACCTGGACGAGTGGGTGCGGAATTTTCTCGTTGAGAACCATATGGGCCGGGAGTACCTGCTGCCCGGGCCCGAGCTCGACGCGATCTGGGCCGGCGCAAGGAGGCTTTTCCCCGCCCGCATCGGCAACAAGCCCCCGATGCCCGAGTCCTTCTACCGAAACGAGTTTGAGCAGGTGGTTCTGCCCGACAACATCCGCTCCGAGGCGGCCTATCTCCTCGCCGACCGCAGAGGCCGGGGCGTGACGCTCGGAAAGCGGGAGCGCTCCGCGGTCTGGCCGGTGCTTGCCTACGTGCGCCGGGCGATCGACGAAACCGGCAAGCTCACGCCCTCGGACGCGTACAACACGGCCTCGGCCCTGCTGATGTCCGGGCGCTCGACCAAGCAGTACCGGGCGGTGATTCTTGACGAGGCTCAGGACTTCGGGCGCGAGGCCTTCAGGCTGCTGCGGCAGCTCACCCCCGACCTGTCGCTCTCGAATACCCCGGGCCACCCCAGGCAGGGCGACATCTTCATCGTGGGCGACGAAAACCAGCGCATCTACAGCCGCGGCAGCGGCTACGACCTCAAGCGCTGCGGCATCAACGTGCGCTCGAAGCGCACGAGAAAGCTCACGATCAACTACCGGACCACGGCCGACATCCGCAGCGCCGCTCTCGTCGTGCTGGAGCACAACCGCGCGAAGGTGCTCGAGTCGAAGCTGAGCCGGCGGCCTTACCGCGATGAAGAGTGCGTTTCCACGCGCCGCGGGCCCGAGCCTGTGCTTTACGTCGCGCACGGGCTCGAGGACGAGGCCGGATGGATCGCGGATCGGATTTTTGAGCTTCAGAACCAGGACCGGTCTTACGTTCTGTCTGATTTTGTAGTGGCCGCCCATTCCCGCGAGAGGCGCGACGAGTACGCCCGGTGCCTGGCCGCGCGGGGCCTCGCCACGGCCGCCATTGAAGCGGCCGAGATGCCGGCCCGGGACGCGGTGAGGGTGTCGACCCTGCACCGGCTGAAGGGGCTTGAGTTCAAGGTGGTTTTCATCGCGGGCGCCGATGCGGGCAAGATCCCGTCGGACTCGGCTGTCAGCCAGGGCTCCGACAAGGTGGAAAAAGCCGGCCTTTACAAGCGTCAGCGTTCGCTTTTTTATGTGGCGGTGACCCGGGCGCGCGACAGGCTGTTCATTTCATGCCGCGAGCGGCCCGGCGCCTTCATGGCCGCCGTGGCGGAGTACCTCAGCCGCTGA
- a CDS encoding TetR/AcrR family transcriptional regulator — protein MLHETMRRQRADGAATREKILQTASRLLSRRGFANVTCRDIAARAHVDLASINYHFGSRRGLFAAALIEAHHDIFQIEEIRKIVESPQPADQKVKSILRMILQQASSENGWKMKLLFRGLLDEEASLRPLFETEVLPKFALVQRLASEVSGIPENDPALRRCMFCIVSPVFTLLAFGKSLPNNLYSLQKDTPEEAAEFIGRYMTDWLREEGRRWKEADRAKAASSPPFSG, from the coding sequence ATGCTGCATGAGACCATGCGCCGGCAGCGCGCTGACGGTGCCGCCACCAGGGAAAAGATTCTTCAGACCGCCTCGCGACTGCTCAGCCGCAGGGGCTTTGCCAACGTGACCTGCCGCGACATCGCGGCCCGCGCTCATGTCGACCTCGCCTCCATCAACTACCACTTCGGCAGCCGCCGCGGCCTTTTCGCCGCCGCGCTCATTGAAGCCCACCATGACATTTTCCAAATCGAAGAGATAAGGAAAATTGTCGAAAGCCCGCAGCCGGCGGACCAGAAAGTGAAGAGCATTCTCCGGATGATCCTGCAGCAGGCCTCAAGTGAAAACGGCTGGAAAATGAAGCTGCTGTTCAGGGGGCTGCTCGATGAGGAGGCGAGCCTGCGCCCGCTTTTTGAAACGGAGGTCCTGCCCAAATTCGCGCTCGTCCAGCGCCTCGCCTCCGAGGTCTCCGGCATTCCGGAGAATGACCCGGCGCTCAGGCGCTGCATGTTCTGCATTGTTTCGCCGGTCTTTACGCTGCTGGCCTTCGGCAAAAGCCTTCCCAACAACCTCTACTCCCTGCAGAAGGACACCCCGGAGGAGGCCGCGGAGTTCATCGGCCGGTACATGACCGACTGGCTTCGGGAGGAAGGCCGGCGCTGGAAGGAAGCGGACCGCGCGAAGGCCGCCTCCTCCCCGCCTTTCAGCGGCTGA
- a CDS encoding HlyD family efflux transporter periplasmic adaptor subunit produces the protein MNKKILIAATVLVAAAAAAGYVVHEKFFQKASDEIVLYGNVDIRQVSLAFEEGGRISELRVEEGDQVKKGQVLAVLDTRTLELEAEQASAQVRAGEQALLRLRHGNRPQEIAQARAKYRAAQADAERASLDLKRAEALWNTPQGHAVSRQSYDQAVSAERVARQNEQQAKEALQLQVIGPRVEDIRESEASLEASKANLAVLRHRIELGTLRAPQNAVVRSRLLEKGDMASASSPVFTLALTDPKWVRAYLSEKDLGRVKPGDPAEITTDSNPGEKVPGRVGFISSVAEFTPKNVQTEELRTSLVYEVRILFDDPGSKLRLGQPATVRLRPASGAASGASAGGV, from the coding sequence ATGAATAAAAAGATCCTCATTGCGGCAACTGTCCTTGTCGCGGCCGCAGCCGCGGCCGGGTACGTCGTCCATGAAAAGTTCTTCCAGAAAGCCTCCGATGAAATCGTGCTCTACGGCAACGTCGACATCAGGCAGGTGTCGCTCGCATTCGAGGAGGGCGGGCGCATCAGCGAACTGCGGGTCGAGGAGGGCGATCAGGTGAAGAAAGGGCAGGTGCTGGCGGTTCTCGACACCCGCACGCTCGAGCTTGAAGCCGAGCAGGCCTCGGCCCAGGTCCGTGCGGGCGAGCAGGCGCTTTTGAGGCTTCGCCATGGCAACCGCCCCCAGGAAATCGCCCAGGCGCGGGCTAAGTACCGGGCGGCTCAGGCCGATGCCGAGCGGGCCTCGCTCGACCTCAAGCGGGCTGAAGCCCTCTGGAACACGCCCCAGGGCCACGCGGTGAGCCGCCAGAGCTATGACCAGGCGGTCAGCGCCGAGCGCGTGGCGAGGCAAAACGAGCAGCAGGCGAAGGAGGCGCTGCAGCTCCAGGTGATCGGCCCGCGGGTGGAGGACATCCGGGAGTCCGAGGCGTCGCTTGAGGCCTCGAAGGCGAACCTGGCCGTGCTGCGGCACCGCATCGAGCTCGGGACGCTGCGTGCGCCCCAGAATGCCGTGGTCCGCAGCCGCCTGCTTGAGAAGGGCGACATGGCCTCGGCTTCAAGCCCTGTGTTCACGCTTGCGCTCACGGATCCCAAGTGGGTCCGGGCGTACCTGAGCGAAAAGGACCTGGGGCGCGTGAAGCCCGGGGACCCGGCCGAGATCACCACGGATTCGAACCCCGGGGAAAAGGTCCCCGGGCGGGTGGGGTTCATCTCCTCGGTGGCTGAATTCACGCCTAAGAACGTGCAGACCGAGGAGCTGCGCACGAGCCTCGTCTACGAAGTGCGCATTCTCTTTGACGATCCCGGCTCGAAGCTGCGGCTCGGGCAGCCTGCGACCGTCAGGCTCCGCCCGGCCTCCGGCGCCGCCTCCGGGGCCTCAGCCGGCGGGGTGTGA
- a CDS encoding ATP-binding cassette domain-containing protein produces MAEQAVAIRAEGLGMAFRDSGGDRVQALSELNFDVPAGRLVTLVGADGAGKTTLMRLVCGLLAPSSGRIEVLGRDVAAQTQWVQDQISYMPQKFALYEDLSVQENLDLYADLHGVPPAVRAKRYERLLAMSDLGRFTGRPAGKLSGGMKQKLGLICTLVRTPRLLLLDEPSIGVDPLSRRDLWEIVRQQVQLEHISVVWSTSYMDEAERSDYVFALHEGRLVAQGRPAELVRRAEGLTGTAWPRGGEPARDLQAALYDRGDLVLDAVPSGGAVRFIRRPGSDAPALVSLLAGRRMESRRPDFEDAFMLMISGSGEGRRAPRAGQQPVAARRPASSGPVIHVRNLVRRFGDFTAVASTSFDVKEGEIFGLLGPNGAGKTTTFRMLCGLLPATSGVIEVAGFNLRKARAEARGRIGYVAQKFALYGLLTNKENLEFFAGAYGLYGSRLRERVQAMLQQFDLRPGDVSGRLPMGPKRRLAMAAALLHEPRILFLDEPTSGIDPTTRRSFWRTITELSRTGVTVIVTTHFMEEAEYCDRIAIQDAGRFLALGTPGEVRRLAGEDCADMNSAFVRIVEKGRAGGGREK; encoded by the coding sequence ATGGCAGAGCAGGCCGTGGCCATCCGGGCCGAGGGCCTCGGGATGGCTTTCAGGGACAGCGGCGGCGACCGGGTTCAGGCTCTCTCGGAGCTCAATTTCGACGTGCCGGCCGGCCGCCTCGTCACCCTGGTGGGGGCTGACGGAGCGGGCAAGACGACGCTGATGCGGCTTGTCTGCGGACTGCTTGCGCCCTCCTCGGGCAGGATCGAGGTTCTGGGCAGGGACGTGGCCGCGCAGACCCAGTGGGTGCAGGACCAGATCAGCTATATGCCCCAGAAGTTCGCGCTCTACGAGGATCTTTCCGTCCAGGAGAACCTCGACCTCTATGCTGATCTTCACGGAGTGCCCCCTGCCGTGCGCGCGAAGCGCTACGAGCGGCTGCTTGCGATGTCTGATCTGGGCCGCTTCACCGGGCGGCCGGCCGGGAAGCTCTCCGGCGGCATGAAGCAGAAGCTCGGGCTGATCTGCACGCTCGTGCGCACGCCGAGGCTGCTGCTGCTCGACGAGCCTTCCATCGGGGTCGACCCGCTCTCGCGCCGGGACCTTTGGGAAATCGTGCGGCAGCAGGTGCAGCTTGAGCATATCTCGGTGGTCTGGAGCACTTCCTACATGGACGAGGCCGAGCGTTCGGACTATGTTTTTGCGCTGCACGAAGGCCGGCTGGTGGCCCAGGGGCGTCCCGCCGAGCTCGTGCGGCGCGCCGAGGGCCTCACCGGCACGGCCTGGCCGCGCGGGGGCGAGCCGGCACGGGACCTTCAGGCCGCCTTGTACGACCGGGGCGATCTCGTGCTCGACGCGGTGCCCTCGGGGGGCGCCGTGCGCTTCATCCGCAGGCCGGGGTCGGACGCCCCGGCGCTCGTCTCGCTTCTGGCCGGGCGGCGCATGGAAAGCCGCCGCCCGGACTTTGAGGACGCCTTCATGCTGATGATTTCGGGCAGCGGGGAGGGCCGCAGGGCGCCCCGCGCCGGCCAGCAGCCCGTTGCTGCCAGGAGGCCGGCTTCTTCCGGGCCGGTCATCCATGTCCGGAACCTCGTGCGTCGGTTCGGCGACTTCACGGCGGTCGCCAGCACGAGCTTTGATGTGAAGGAAGGCGAGATATTCGGCCTTCTCGGCCCCAACGGAGCAGGGAAGACCACCACTTTCCGCATGCTCTGCGGGCTGCTGCCCGCCACGAGCGGCGTGATCGAGGTGGCGGGGTTCAACCTCCGCAAGGCCCGGGCGGAAGCCCGCGGGCGCATCGGCTATGTGGCCCAGAAATTCGCGCTCTACGGACTGCTCACGAACAAGGAGAATCTGGAGTTCTTTGCCGGCGCCTACGGACTTTACGGCAGCAGGCTCCGCGAGCGGGTGCAGGCGATGCTGCAGCAGTTCGACCTCCGGCCCGGGGATGTCTCCGGCCGGCTGCCCATGGGCCCCAAGCGCAGGCTGGCGATGGCGGCCGCGCTGCTGCACGAGCCAAGAATCCTGTTTCTCGACGAGCCCACAAGCGGCATTGACCCGACCACTAGGCGCAGCTTCTGGCGCACCATCACGGAGCTATCCCGCACCGGCGTCACGGTCATCGTGACAACCCACTTCATGGAGGAGGCCGAGTACTGCGACCGAATCGCGATTCAGGACGCGGGGCGGTTCCTCGCCCTGGGCACTCCGGGCGAAGTCCGCCGCCTCGCCGGAGAGGACTGCGCCGACATGAACAGCGCCTTCGTCCGGATCGTGGAAAAGGGCCGGGCCGGGGGAGGAAGGGAAAAATGA